One segment of Panicum virgatum strain AP13 chromosome 1K, P.virgatum_v5, whole genome shotgun sequence DNA contains the following:
- the LOC120713816 gene encoding uncharacterized protein LOC120713816, with protein MKPEKAAVAVAAGGGGDEWRCRKHPAAPRSGGGVCPYCLRDRLLRLCPNCARVRPCPCAASCASPSSSSASGDAVGRVHSLIEREHRIARSRSVAAGSSAAFVAAVGAPSAAGPTSGGGRRKARVWGWPPFWKPASRDGDAGMGEDEEEGLGLPRSSSVSATAVETKTAAAAARARWGWHFPSPLKAFRHRRSSASVAGRA; from the coding sequence ATGAAGCCGGAGAAGGCAGCGGTGGCcgtggcagccggcggcggcggcgacgagtggCGGTGCCGGAAGCACCCGGCCGCGCCGAGATCCGGCGGTGGGGTGTGCCCGTACTGCCTCCGCGACCGGCTCCTCCGCCTGTGCCCCAACTGCGCACGCGTGCGGCCCTGCCCCTGCGCCGCGTCGTGCGCctccccgtcctcctcctcggcgtccgGCGACGCGGTGGGCCGCGTGCACAGCCTCATCGAGCGGGAGCACCGGATCGCGCGCTCGCGGTCCGTGGCCGCGGGCTCCTCCGCCGCGTTCGTCGCCGCCGTGGGTGCCCCCTCCGCGgcggggcccacctccgggggcgGCAGGCGGAAGGCGCGCGTCTGGGGGTGGCCGCCGTTCTGGAAGCCCGCGTCGCGGGACGGGGACGCGGGGAtgggggaggacgaggaggaggggctGGGCCTGCCGCGCTCGAGCTCCGTGTCCGCGACGGCCGTGGAGACCaagaccgcggcggcggcggcgcgcgcgaggtGGGGGTGGCACTTCCCGAGCCCGCTGAAGGCGTTCCGGCACCGGAGGTCGTCGGCGAGCGTGGCCGGGCGGGCGTGA